The Paracoccus sp. MC1862 genome includes a window with the following:
- a CDS encoding MBL fold metallo-hydrolase, with protein sequence MTAAPRPTDGIRHPWPEPPAEGEAIEVAPGVFWMRLPLPMRLDHVNAYALADADGWTIVDTGFDTKRARAIWQTLLAGPLAGAPVARVLATHQHPDHIGLAGWFMDQGAELLTSRTAWLFARMLSLDVQESPVPQQVEFWRRAGMDEARLDQRMRERPWNTADVVHPLPLGYRRLRDGQRLRLGGRDWAVLTGEGHAAEHLTLWSDSDDLVIGGDQLLPGISPNLGVYATEPGADPVGDWLDSCARFAGLAEPRHLVLPGHKLPFTGLPQRLQQLAENHESALRRLAAALAQGPRTAAGCFDLLFGRRIGDSEYGLALAEAVAHLNALQARGVAWPVGTDALGGVLWRA encoded by the coding sequence ATGACGGCCGCACCCCGGCCGACGGACGGCATCCGCCACCCCTGGCCCGAGCCGCCGGCAGAAGGCGAGGCAATCGAGGTCGCGCCGGGCGTGTTCTGGATGCGGCTGCCGCTGCCGATGCGGCTCGATCACGTCAACGCCTATGCGCTGGCCGATGCCGACGGCTGGACGATCGTGGACACTGGGTTCGACACCAAACGCGCCCGCGCCATCTGGCAGACGCTGCTTGCCGGGCCGCTGGCGGGCGCGCCGGTGGCGCGGGTGCTGGCCACGCATCAGCACCCCGACCACATCGGGCTGGCCGGCTGGTTCATGGACCAGGGGGCGGAGTTGCTGACCAGCCGGACGGCCTGGCTGTTCGCGCGGATGCTGTCGCTCGACGTGCAGGAAAGCCCGGTGCCGCAGCAGGTGGAGTTCTGGCGCCGCGCCGGCATGGACGAGGCGCGGCTGGACCAGCGGATGCGGGAACGTCCGTGGAACACCGCCGATGTCGTCCACCCGCTGCCCTTGGGCTATCGCCGGCTGCGGGACGGCCAGCGCCTGCGGCTGGGCGGGCGCGACTGGGCGGTGCTGACCGGCGAGGGCCATGCGGCCGAGCATCTGACGCTCTGGTCGGACAGCGACGATCTGGTGATCGGCGGCGACCAGCTTCTGCCCGGCATCTCGCCCAACCTCGGGGTTTACGCGACCGAACCGGGGGCCGATCCGGTCGGCGACTGGCTGGACAGTTGCGCCCGTTTCGCAGGACTGGCCGAGCCGCGCCACCTTGTCCTGCCCGGCCACAAGCTGCCCTTCACCGGCCTGCCGCAGCGGTTGCAGCAACTGGCGGAAAACCACGAATCGGCCCTCCGCCGGCTGGCCGCCGCCCTGGCCCAAGGTCCGCGCACGGCGGCGGGCTGCTTCGACCTGCTGTTCGGCCGCCGGATCGGCGACAGCGAATACGGGCTGGCGCTGGCCGAGGCGGTCGCTCACCTGAACGCGCTTCAGGCCCGCGGCGTGGCGTGGCCGGTCGGCACCGACGCGCTGGGCGGGGTGTTGTGGAGGGCGTGA
- a CDS encoding AzlD domain-containing protein — protein sequence MQGYSDATIWLVIVALGIGTFLLRWSFLGVVGDRPVPEWAQRILRYTAVSVLPAMVAPLVLWPAATGGQPDPVRLAAAGATVALGLLTRNTLWAIIAGGAVLGFGTWLA from the coding sequence ATGCAGGGCTATTCCGACGCCACCATCTGGCTGGTGATCGTGGCGCTGGGGATCGGCACCTTCCTGCTGCGCTGGTCCTTCCTGGGCGTCGTCGGCGACCGCCCGGTGCCGGAATGGGCGCAGCGCATTCTGCGCTATACGGCGGTGTCCGTCCTGCCCGCGATGGTCGCGCCGCTGGTGCTATGGCCCGCCGCCACCGGCGGCCAGCCCGACCCGGTGCGCCTTGCGGCCGCAGGGGCGACGGTGGCGCTGGGCCTTCTCACCCGCAACACGCTCTGGGCGATCATCGCCGGCGGCGCGGTGCTGGGCTTCGGCACCTGGCTCGCCTGA
- the greA gene encoding transcription elongation factor GreA translates to MEKIPMTRAGFDQLDAELRDLKAVERPAVIRAIAEAREHGDLSENAEYHSAREKQSFIEGRIKELEMVISRAEVIDPAKLSGSVKFGAKVTVVDEDSDEEKTFQLVGEQEADLERGLLNVRSPLARALIGKDEGDSVEVVTPGGQRSYEILSIRYE, encoded by the coding sequence ATGGAAAAGATACCGATGACCCGCGCGGGCTTCGACCAGCTCGATGCCGAGCTGCGCGACCTGAAGGCGGTCGAGCGTCCCGCCGTGATCCGCGCCATCGCCGAGGCGCGCGAGCATGGCGACCTGTCCGAGAACGCCGAATACCATTCCGCCCGCGAGAAGCAGTCCTTCATCGAGGGCCGGATCAAGGAACTTGAGATGGTCATCTCGCGCGCCGAGGTGATCGATCCCGCCAAGCTGTCGGGCAGCGTCAAGTTCGGGGCGAAGGTGACCGTCGTGGACGAGGACAGCGACGAGGAAAAGACCTTCCAGCTTGTGGGCGAGCAGGAGGCGGACCTGGAGCGGGGGTTGCTGAACGTCCGCTCGCCGCTCGCCCGCGCGCTGATCGGCAAGGACGAGGGCGACAGCGTCGAGGTGGTGACGCCCGGCGGCCAGAGGTCCTACGAGATCCTGTCGATCCGCTATGAGTGA
- a CDS encoding electron transfer flavoprotein-ubiquinone oxidoreductase — translation MSTIERESMEFDVVIVGAGPAGLSAAIRLKQIDADLNVVVLEKGSEVGAHILSGAVLDPVGLDALIPDWKDRGAPVKTAVTSDSFVMLGPAGSVRIPNWPMPRLMSNHGNYIVSMGNVCRWLAEQAEELGVEIFPGMAASELVMDGDRVAGVVAGEMGRESDGTPGPSYEPGMELRGKYVMIAEGVRGSLARQLIETYDLSAGHEPQKFGIGMKEIWEIDPAKHKEGTVVHTMGWPLGKNAGGGSFIYHAENNQVFIGFVVHLNYENPYLYPYAEFQRFKHHPAIAELLEGGKRVAYGARAISEGGWQSLPKMTVPGAVLLGCSAGMVNVPRIKGNHNAMLSGIAAANAAAAAIAAGREGDELVDYEADVRSGLIARDLKRVRNVKPAWSRTGMMGSLALGGMDMWVASLFNRNILRTWKHGKTDAAATRPAKNYRPIDYPKPDGKLSFDRLTNVAFSFTNHEESQPCHLKLKDPTVPIRVNLPEYAEPAQRYCPAGVYEVVEDKSVPEGARFVINFQNCVHCKTCDIKDPLQNIVWTTPQGGDGPNYPNM, via the coding sequence ATGAGCACGATCGAACGCGAGTCGATGGAGTTCGACGTTGTGATCGTCGGGGCGGGGCCTGCGGGCCTGTCGGCGGCGATCCGCCTGAAGCAGATCGACGCGGACCTGAACGTGGTGGTGCTGGAGAAGGGCTCCGAGGTGGGCGCGCATATCCTGTCGGGCGCGGTGCTGGACCCGGTCGGGCTGGACGCGCTGATCCCCGACTGGAAGGACAGGGGCGCGCCGGTGAAGACGGCCGTGACCTCGGACAGCTTCGTGATGCTGGGTCCGGCGGGCTCGGTCCGCATCCCCAACTGGCCGATGCCGCGGCTGATGTCGAACCACGGCAACTACATCGTCAGCATGGGCAATGTCTGCCGCTGGCTGGCCGAGCAGGCCGAGGAACTGGGCGTCGAGATCTTCCCCGGCATGGCCGCATCCGAGCTGGTGATGGACGGCGACCGGGTGGCCGGCGTCGTCGCGGGCGAGATGGGCAGGGAATCCGACGGCACCCCCGGTCCCTCTTATGAGCCGGGGATGGAACTGCGTGGCAAATACGTGATGATCGCCGAGGGCGTGCGCGGGTCCCTGGCCAGGCAACTGATCGAGACATACGACCTTTCCGCCGGGCACGAGCCGCAGAAGTTCGGCATCGGCATGAAGGAGATCTGGGAGATCGACCCGGCCAAGCACAAGGAAGGCACGGTCGTTCACACGATGGGCTGGCCCTTGGGCAAGAACGCGGGCGGCGGGTCCTTCATCTACCACGCCGAGAACAACCAGGTCTTCATCGGCTTCGTGGTCCACCTGAACTACGAGAACCCTTACCTTTACCCCTACGCCGAGTTCCAGCGTTTCAAGCACCATCCGGCCATCGCGGAACTGCTGGAAGGCGGCAAGCGCGTGGCCTATGGGGCACGGGCGATTTCCGAGGGCGGCTGGCAGTCGCTGCCGAAGATGACGGTGCCGGGGGCGGTGCTGCTGGGCTGCTCGGCCGGGATGGTCAACGTCCCCCGCATCAAGGGCAACCACAACGCCATGCTGTCGGGGATCGCGGCCGCCAATGCGGCGGCGGCGGCCATCGCCGCGGGGCGCGAGGGCGACGAGCTGGTGGACTACGAGGCCGACGTGCGCTCGGGCCTGATCGCCCGCGACCTCAAGCGCGTGCGCAACGTCAAGCCGGCCTGGTCGCGCACGGGAATGATGGGCAGCCTTGCGCTCGGCGGCATGGACATGTGGGTGGCGAGCCTCTTCAACCGCAACATCCTGCGCACCTGGAAGCACGGCAAGACCGACGCCGCCGCGACCCGGCCCGCGAAGAACTACCGCCCGATCGACTATCCAAAGCCGGACGGCAAGCTCAGCTTCGACCGGCTGACCAACGTGGCATTCTCCTTCACCAACCACGAGGAAAGCCAGCCCTGCCACCTGAAGCTGAAGGACCCCACCGTCCCGATCCGGGTGAACCTGCCGGAATATGCCGAGCCGGCGCAGCGCTATTGCCCCGCCGGGGTCTACGAGGTGGTCGAGGACAAGTCGGTGCCCGAGGGCGCGCGCTTCGTGATCAACTTCCAGAACTGCGTCCACTGCAAGACCTGCGACATCAAGGACCCCTTGCAGAACATCGTCTGGACCACACCCCAAGGGGGCGACGGGCCGAACTATCCCAACATGTGA
- a CDS encoding aa3-type cytochrome c oxidase subunit IV, translated as MATTHSQNSADRHAEGHHTHGTMEIATQERTFNGFIRLATWSAVAVIAILIFLALSNA; from the coding sequence ATGGCCACGACGCATTCGCAGAACTCCGCCGACCGCCACGCCGAGGGTCATCACACCCACGGCACCATGGAAATCGCCACCCAGGAGCGGACCTTCAACGGCTTCATCCGCCTTGCCACCTGGAGCGCGGTCGCCGTCATCGCGATCCTGATCTTCCTGGCGCTTTCCAACGCCTGA
- a CDS encoding acyl-CoA dehydrogenase, whose product MAYRAPVSDIAFILESVVPLAPVAATERFAEATPDTVAAILGEAGRMASEVLAPLNRSGDLTPARLENGAVRTSPGFDAGMAAIAEGGWIGLSADPEYGGAGLPQTLNVAVGEMMAGANLALQLNPLLTQGQIEALQHHASDGIRALYLPKLISGEWNGTMNLTEPQAGSDVGALSTRAEPDGDGSYRITGQKIFITWGDSDVNANTCHLVLARLPDGGKGTRGISLFMVPKHIPDDSGRLGVANSLKVVSLEHKMGIHGSPTCVMSFEGAKGWLVGEEHKGMAAMFTMMNAARLAVGMQGVAVGEAALQHASGYAADRGQMGPIIGHPDVRRMLATARAEVFAARAIGLACAQALDMAAAMQDADHASRAAFLTPIAKAYGTDVGCRVADMGVQVHGGMGYVEETGAAQYLRDVRITPIYEGTNGIQAIDLVLRKMMDGGEAAFRLIDEVLDGAKDAQTELPDLARALWDAAETLRDATTALIESGQADRLAGAMPYLNAFARVLGAHFHLIAALKGDESRKILARIFITRVLPRNAGDLAEARAGIADLQAIPDAAFAGTA is encoded by the coding sequence ATGGCCTATCGCGCACCCGTCAGTGACATCGCCTTTATCCTTGAATCCGTGGTGCCGCTGGCCCCCGTCGCCGCGACCGAGCGCTTTGCCGAGGCGACCCCCGACACCGTCGCCGCGATCCTGGGCGAAGCCGGGCGCATGGCATCCGAGGTGCTGGCGCCCCTGAACCGCAGCGGCGACCTGACGCCCGCGCGGCTGGAAAACGGCGCGGTGCGGACCTCGCCCGGCTTTGATGCAGGGATGGCGGCCATCGCCGAGGGCGGCTGGATCGGGCTGTCGGCCGACCCTGAATACGGCGGCGCGGGCCTGCCGCAGACGCTGAACGTCGCCGTGGGCGAGATGATGGCGGGCGCAAACCTTGCGCTGCAACTGAACCCGCTGCTGACGCAGGGCCAGATCGAGGCGCTGCAGCACCACGCCAGCGACGGGATCAGGGCGCTGTATCTGCCCAAGCTGATCTCGGGCGAATGGAACGGCACCATGAACCTGACCGAGCCGCAGGCGGGGTCCGACGTGGGCGCCCTTTCCACGCGGGCCGAACCCGACGGGGACGGCAGCTACCGCATCACCGGGCAGAAGATCTTCATCACCTGGGGCGACAGCGACGTGAACGCGAACACCTGCCACCTCGTGCTGGCCCGCCTGCCCGATGGCGGCAAGGGCACGCGGGGGATCAGCCTGTTCATGGTGCCCAAGCACATCCCCGACGACAGCGGCAGGCTGGGCGTGGCCAACAGCCTCAAGGTCGTGTCGCTGGAACACAAGATGGGCATCCACGGCTCTCCCACCTGCGTGATGAGCTTCGAGGGCGCCAAGGGCTGGCTCGTGGGCGAGGAACACAAGGGCATGGCCGCGATGTTCACGATGATGAACGCGGCACGGCTGGCCGTTGGGATGCAGGGCGTTGCGGTGGGGGAAGCCGCGCTGCAGCACGCCTCGGGTTATGCGGCGGACCGCGGGCAGATGGGGCCGATCATCGGCCACCCGGACGTGCGCCGGATGCTGGCCACCGCGCGGGCCGAGGTCTTCGCCGCCCGCGCCATCGGCCTTGCCTGCGCGCAGGCGCTGGACATGGCGGCGGCAATGCAGGATGCCGATCACGCGTCCCGCGCGGCGTTCCTGACGCCCATCGCCAAGGCTTACGGCACCGATGTGGGCTGCCGCGTGGCCGACATGGGCGTGCAGGTCCATGGCGGCATGGGCTATGTCGAGGAAACCGGCGCCGCCCAGTATCTGCGCGACGTCCGCATCACCCCCATCTACGAAGGCACCAACGGCATCCAGGCCATCGACCTCGTGCTGCGGAAGATGATGGACGGCGGCGAGGCCGCCTTCCGCCTGATCGACGAGGTGCTGGACGGCGCCAAGGACGCGCAGACGGAACTGCCCGATCTCGCCCGTGCCCTGTGGGATGCCGCCGAGACGCTGCGCGACGCCACGACCGCGCTGATCGAATCGGGTCAGGCCGACCGACTGGCGGGGGCGATGCCCTATCTCAATGCCTTCGCCCGGGTGCTGGGCGCGCATTTCCACCTGATCGCCGCGCTCAAGGGCGATGAATCACGCAAGATCCTGGCGCGCATCTTCATCACCCGCGTCCTGCCCCGGAACGCGGGCGACCTGGCCGAGGCGCGGGCGGGCATCGCCGACCTGCAGGCCATCCCCGACGCCGCCTTCGCCGGCACCGCATGA
- a CDS encoding AzlC family ABC transporter permease — translation MTQTVQPAAADGDAPAPSVTRAARAGFLQALPFLLVLVPFSILFGVVATAAGLDIVQTVGFSIVVLAGASQFSAVQLMSDQAPVLIVLASSLAINLRMAMYSASLTPWIGRAAGWQRAVIAYVLVDQTYGMAIQQFERRPELTVAERVAYVFGASPVLCLPWMLFTYVGASAGQMIPADWPLDFAVPITFLAMIAPMLRTLAHVAAALVAVLSALALSGLPSGTGVLVAGALGMAAGAAVETWQVRRRET, via the coding sequence ATGACGCAGACAGTTCAGCCCGCGGCGGCAGATGGCGACGCGCCCGCCCCTTCGGTGACGCGGGCGGCCCGCGCGGGCTTCCTGCAGGCGCTGCCCTTCCTGCTGGTGCTGGTGCCCTTCTCGATCCTGTTCGGGGTGGTCGCGACCGCCGCGGGCCTCGACATCGTGCAGACTGTGGGCTTCTCGATCGTGGTGCTGGCGGGGGCGTCGCAGTTCAGCGCCGTGCAACTCATGTCCGACCAGGCGCCGGTGCTGATCGTGCTGGCCTCGTCGCTGGCGATCAACCTCAGGATGGCGATGTATTCGGCCTCGCTGACGCCCTGGATCGGCCGCGCGGCCGGCTGGCAGCGGGCGGTGATCGCCTATGTGCTGGTGGACCAGACCTACGGCATGGCGATCCAGCAGTTCGAGCGACGCCCCGAACTGACCGTGGCCGAGCGCGTCGCCTATGTTTTCGGCGCCTCGCCGGTCCTCTGCCTGCCCTGGATGCTGTTCACCTATGTGGGCGCCTCGGCGGGGCAGATGATCCCGGCCGACTGGCCGCTGGATTTCGCGGTGCCGATCACCTTCCTTGCGATGATCGCGCCGATGCTGCGCACGCTCGCCCATGTCGCGGCGGCGCTGGTCGCGGTCCTGTCGGCGCTGGCCCTGTCGGGCCTGCCCTCGGGCACGGGCGTGCTGGTCGCGGGCGCGCTGGGCATGGCCGCGGGCGCGGCGGTCGAGACATGGCAGGTCCGCCGGAGGGAAACCTGA